A single window of Nicotiana tomentosiformis chromosome 1, ASM39032v3, whole genome shotgun sequence DNA harbors:
- the LOC138906477 gene encoding (+)-neomenthol dehydrogenase-like, with protein MTEEIRGRATKYAVVTGANKGIGFAICRQLASQGVVVVLTARNEKRGVEALEKLKGLHNQEEGGIKKSIAGIERIVTDYELTKQCLETNFYGAKRMIEAFIPLLQLSNSPRIVSVASFLGKLKGNEIITLLCNEWAIGMLSDAKSLTEERVDEVLNEFLKDFREKSIEAKGWPTYFSAYKVSKASLIAYTRVLATKYPNFRINCVCPGFCKTDVNCNTGSLTAEEGAESLVKLALLPNDGPSGLFFYRKEVTSF; from the exons ATGACAGAAGAAATCAGAGGCCGAGCCACAAA GTATGCAGTAGTTACAGGGGCAAACAAAGGGATTGGATTCGCAATATGCAGGCAGCTTGCTTCCCAGGGAGTAGTTGTGGTTTTGACTGCTAGAAATGAGAAGAGAGGGGTTGAAGCTCTAGAGAAGCTCAAAGGGTTACACAATCAA GAAGAGGGTGGTATTAAGAAATCAATTGCAGGTATTGAGCGTATTGTTACAGATTATGAGTTGACAAAACAATGCCTAGAGACAAACTTCTATGGTGCAAAAAGAATGATTGAAGCATTTATTCCCCTCCTTCAGCTCTCTAATTCCCCAAGAATTGTTAGTGTCGCTTCTTTCTTGGGGAAGTTAAAAGGTAATGAAATCATAACT CTATTGTGTAACGAATGGGCTATAGGAATGCTAAGTGATGCTAAAAGCCTGACAGAAGAAAGGGTGGATGAAGTGTTGAATGAATTTCTTAAAGATTTTAGAGAGAAATCAATAGAAGCCAAAGGATGGCCAACTTACTTCTCAGCTTATAAAGTCTCGAAAGCATCCCTAATTGCTTACACAAGGGTTTTAGCTACGAAATATCCGAATTTTCGGATAAATTGTGTGTGTCCTGGCTTTTGCAAAACAGATGTGAACTGCAATACTGGGAGCTTAACTGCTGAAGAAGGTGCTGAAAGCTTGGTGAAGCTTGCCTTGTTGCCAAATGATGGACCCTCTGGTCTCTTCTTTTATAGAAAGGAAGTCACCTCTTTTTGA